The region TGAATCTTCACCGTGCCGTTGTTGCCGGGCGGGTTGTTCGTGTTGTTCCCGCCGCCCCCGTTGTTGCCGTTGTTGTTTCCGGCCACACCTGTGCCGCCTGCACCTGTACCCGTCGCGCCCGAAGGGCAGTTGGGGTTGCTCGACGCCGGCGTGGGGTTGCTACACCCGTTGGGCGTCGTCGGCGGCGCGGCCATGGCCGGGACCGACAGGGCGATGATCGTCACCCCCATCGTCGCCCCAGCGATGCTTGCCCGCGCCAGGGCGGGCCTCCAACTCCTGTGTCGCACGTGACCACCTCCACCTAGAAAGGGACCCCCGCGACAGGGGGCACGCGCCTGCGATGGCAAATCCGGATAAGACTGACTTGGTCGCCGACGAGTGATGTCTCCCCGGCTACAACGAGCCATAACCCTCTGCGTTACCCCCGGTACGCTGTGTAGTCGTCAAGCCGGTCATACCTGCGTGACGGTGAGCAATCTGTGACAGTGCGTCACGGCCCGGCGGAGCGCACCAACGGCCATGCGGTAGAAGTGATCACCCGACCCGCGAGGGAGTCCCGAGAACCATGGCCGCAGCTGCCCGATTCGGCCCGTTGGACGCCTTCGGCCCGCGTTCGTGGGCGCTGCCGGAGGTGACCGGAGTCGGGCGGCTGCCGATGTCGACGTACCCCGAGCGCCCACAGGTGTTGCCGCTCGACGGCGAGTGGGCTTTCGTGCTCCGGGACCGGCCCGAGGCCGTCGCGCACGACGACCTCACGGGTCCGACTGCCGACTGGCCGCGCGTCGAGGTGCCGGGCTGCTGGACCATGCAGGGCTTCGACCGGCCGCAGTACACCAACGTCGTCATGCCGTTCCCCGGCCCGCCGCCGCGGGTGCCCGACGACAACCCGACGGGCGTCTACCGCCGTCGGGTGGCCGTGCCCCGGGAGTGGGAAGGCCGGCGGATCGTCCTGCACGTCGCGGCCGCCGAGTCCGTCCTCTACGTGCACGTGGACGGGGCGCCGGTCGGCATGGGCAAGGACTCCCGGCTGCCGCACGAGTTCGACCTCACGGCGTACGTCGCCGCCGGCAGCACCGTCGAGCTGGCGCTGACCGTGGTGCGGTGGTCGGACGCGACGTACCTGGAGGACCAGGACCACTGGTACCACGCGGGACTGCACCGCAGCGTGTTCCTCTTCGCCACGCCGCCCATCCACATCGCCGACGTGCACGCGGTCTGCGACTTCGAGCCCGCCGACGGCACGGGTGCCCTCACCGTGCGCGTGGCGGTCGGAGCCCCCGGCCGCGGTGAGAGCGGCTGGACCGCGCGCCTCGAGTGCGCCGGCGTGACTGCGGAGGGGAAGGTCCGCTTCGAGCACGACGACGACCTGCTGAACGCCTACGTCTTCACCGGCCGCGGCGCGACCCTGTCGGCCACCGTCCCGGACGTGCGGCCCTGGACGGCCGAGACGCCGGTCCTGCACGACCTCACCGTCACCCTGGTAGACCCGGCCGGCACCAGCGTCGACAGCGTGACGCTCGCCGTCGGCTTCCGCCGGGTCGAGGTGTTCGGCCCCGACCTGCTTGTCAACGGCCGGCGGGTGCTGATCAAGGGTGTCAACCGGCACGACCACGACCCGCGGCGCGGCAAGGCCGTCACCCGCGAGTCGATCGAGCGCGACGTCGTACTCATGAAGCAGCACAACCTCAACGCGATCCGGACCTCGCACTACCCGAACGACGCCTATCTCTACGAGGTGTGCGACCGGCTGGGGATGTACGTCGTCGACGAGGCCGACGTGGAGAGCCACGCCTACCTGCAGACCCTCACCAAGGACCCCCGCTGGGCCGCCGCGATCCACGAGCGCGTCGCCCGGATGGCGCAGCGCGACAAGAACCACCCGTGCGTCATCGCGTGGTCGCTCGGCAACGAGAGCGGCGTCTCACCCGCGCACCATGCGGCAGCCGCCTGGTTGCGCGCCTACGACCCGACCCGGCCGGTGCACTACGAGGGCGGCATCACCGAGGACCGCATCGCGGAGCACCGCTGGGACTGGGACGCGGAGGTGCTCGCCCGGCATCGGCCGGAGACCGACATCGTCGCGCCGATGTACCCGCCGGTTGAAGCGTTGGTCGCGTGGGCGACCGCCTCGCCACCGGACCGGCCGCTGGTCATGTGCGAGTACATCCACGCGATGGGCAACTCCTGCGGCGGCCTCGACGACTACTGGCGGGCGATCCGCACCTACCCGGGCCTGCAGGGAGGCTTCGTGTGGGACTGGGTCGACCAGGCTCTCGTGCAGGCGATGCCCGACGGCAGCGAGCGTCTCGCCTACGGCGGGGACTTCGGCGACGATCCCCACGACGGACCGTTCTGCCTCAACGGGCTGGCGGCCGCCGACCGCACTCCGCACCCCTCGCTGCTGGAGCTCGCCGCAGTCGTGCAGCCGGTGCAGGTCGTGCCGGTCGATCCGGCGCGCGGCGTCCTGCGGGTGCGCAACGAGCACGCGTTCGTCGACCTGGCCTGGCTGACTCCCTGCTGGCTCGTCGAGGTCGACGGCGTGGCGGTCGGCAGCGGCCGGCTCGAGCCGCTCTCCCTGCCGGCCGGGGAGGGGGCGACGGTGCGGGTCCCGATGCCGGCGTACGACGTGGACCCCGGCCAGGCCGCCCACCTGACGCTGAGCTTCGAGACGACCGAGCCGCTGCCCTGGGCGCCGGCCGGTCACGTGGTGGCGCGGGAGCAGGTGGAGCTCGCCCGCGCGCCCGGGCCGGCGCTCGCACCAGGGCGCGTCGGGGCGCCACGGCAGCAGCTCGCCGACCTCGAGCCGACGCTCGCACTCTGGCGGGCGCCGATCGACAACGAGACGTTCACCACCGGTCACGCCGACCGGTGGGAGCGGCTCGGGCTGCGCGACGCGGCCGAACACGTCGACCTGGGCACCGAGACGACCGTCGACGCGGACGGCGCCGTGCGCGTGGTGCACCGGGTCGAGGTGCCACCGGATCTCGACGACATCCCGCGGGTGGGGGTGCGGCTGCGGCTCGGCCCGGGCGTCATGACCGTGGAGTGGCTCGGCCGGGGCCCGCACGAGGGCTACTCGGACCGGTGCTGCTCGACCCGCACGGGCCGATGGACCACCCCGGTCGAGGAGTGGGGAGTGCCCTACGTGCACCCGCAGGCCAACGGCAACCGCACCGGGGTGCGCTGGCTGCGCTTCCTCGACTCCGCGGGTGATCCCTTGCTGGTGATCGACGAGCTCGACGGCCTCGAGGTCACGGTGGCCCGGGTCACCGACGGGGAGCTCGCCGCCGCCGCGCACCTCGAGGACCTACCGGCTCGTGACGACTGCTACGTCTGGATCGACGTGCGGCACCGCGGTGTCGGTTCCGGCGCCGTCGGTCCCGACAGCGCGCCACCGCACCGCGTGGGCCCCGGCCACTACCGCTGGTCCTACCGGCTACGCGGCTGAGCGCGGTCCGGGCCGCGTTCGGGCCGCGCCGCGCCTCGCCGGGGAGGGGATGGTTCGCAATCTCCAACTGTCGTCGGGGAGACTGATGGCAACCCGCCGTGACCGGCGCACCGCCGTACCGGCTTATTCGGCCAGGCACCGGGTACAGCGGGGCCGCGTCGTCCGGCGAGGACGATGATGTTGGCCTGCGCCTACACAGGAGAGCCATGCCCACCCACAATCACGGCGTCGCGGTGATCGGCGCCGGTCCCGCTGGCCTCACCGCCGCCTATCTGCTCACGAAGCGTGGCGTCCCGGTGACGGTCCTCGAGGCGACGGACACCGTCGGCGGGATCAGCCAGACCGTCGAGCGCGACGGCTGGCGTTTCGACATCGGGGGCCACCGGTTCTTCACGAAGGTGCGTGAGGTGGAGGAGCTCTGGCACGAGCTGCTCCGCGACGACGAGTTCCTGCTGCGCCCGCGGCTGAGCCGGATCGCGTCCAACGGCAAGTTCTTCGACTACCCGCTCAAGCCCGTCAACGCGTTGCGCAACCTCGGTTTCATCGAGGCGGTGCGCTGCGTGCTGTCCTACCTCTGGGTGCGCGTACGGCGGCCCGACGACTCCTCCTACGAGGGGTGGGTGGCCTCCCGCTTCGGCTGGCGGCTCTACCGCAAGTTCTTCAAGACCTACACGGAGAAGGTCTGGGGCATCGACGCGAGCGACATGCCGGCCGACTGGGCCGCGCAGCGCATCAAGAACCTCTCGCTCGGCGGCGCCGTCATCAACGCGTTGACCCCCAAGCGCAACCAGAAGGACATCACCTCTCTCATCGAGGAGTTCCAGTACCCCAAGTACGGCCCCGGGATGATGTGGGAGCGCGCGCGGGACCTCGTCGTCGACTCGCCGCTCGGCGAGGTCGTCATGCGCTCGCCGGTCGTCACCATCCACCGCGACCAGCGCGGGGCGACCGGCGTCACGACGCGGGACTGGGGCGGCACGACGTCCTACGCCGACGCCGACCACGTCATCTCCTCCATGCCGCTGCCGGAGCTCGTGCGTGCGCTCGACCCGCCGGCCCCCGACTACGTCCGCACGGCCGCAGCGCAGCTGACCCACCGCGACTTCCTGACGGTCGCGCTGGTGGTGCCGGCCGACGCCGGGTTCCCCGACAACTGGATCTACATCCACACGCCCGGAGTCAAGGTCGGGCGCATCCAGAACTTCGGCTCCTGGTCGCCGTTCATGGTCAAGGACGGCCGCACCTGCCTCGGTCTCGAGTACTTCGTCAACGAGGGCGACGAGCTCTGGCAGATGGCCGACGAGGACCTCGTCCGCATGGCCACGCAGGAGCTCGAGCAGCTGGGTCTCGTGCCCGCCAGCGCGGTCGAGCGCGGCTACGCCGTCCGGATCCCGAAGGCCTATCCGGTCTACGACGCCGACTACCGCGACAACGTCGAGACGATCCGGGCCTGGCTCGACAAGGCGGTGCCCAACGTGCACCCGGTCGGTCGCAACGGAATGCACAAGTACAACAACCAGGACCACTCGATGTACACCGCGATGCTCACCGTCGAGAACATCCTCGGCGCGGAGCACGACATCTGGGCCGTCAACGTGGAGGAGGAGTACCACGAGGAGGCCTCCGGCACCTCGGGCACCGGCCGCGCCGCCCCCATCACGCGCCGGCCGCAGAACGTGGGCGCCGCGTGACGGCGCCGGCTCCCCGCCGCGGCCCGTGCTGGCGCTTCCCGGCGCCCATCGGCCATGATCAGGAATCTGTCCCGGCGGTGGGTCGACAGTGAGAGAAGGAGAACAGATGCGCGTTCTGGTCCTCGGCGCGGACGGGTACCTCGGTTGGCCGACGTCCATGTACTTCGCGGCCCGCGGGCACGAGGTCGTCGCCACCGACAGCTACGCCAAGCGCAAGTGGGAGGCGGAGACCGGCGCGATGCCGCTGCTCGCCGTGCCCACGCTGGAGGAGCGGGTCGGCATCTGGAACGCCGAGGGCAGGGGCACCATCGACGTCGTCATCGGTGACCTGACCGACGCCGACTTCGTTCACGACCTGATCTCGACCACCCAGCCGGACGCGATCGTCCACTACGGGGAGCAGTGCTCCGCGCCGTACTCGATGATGAGCCAGGAGGCCGGCGTCTCGAGCCAGGTCAACAACCTGGTCGGCAACCTCAACGTGCTCTACGCGATGCGCGACCACGCCCCCGGGTCGCACCTGGTCAAGCTCGGCACGATGGGGGAGTACGGCACCCCGAACATCGACATCGAAGAGGGCTACATCGAGATCGCCCACAAGGGCCGGCGCGACGTGCTGCCGTTCCCGAAGCGGCCCGGCTCGGTCTACCACCTGTCGAAGGTGCACGACAGCCACAACATCGAGTTCGCCTGCCGGATCTGGCGACTGCGGGCGACCGACCTGCACCAGGGCGTCGTCTACGGGCTGCGCACCCCGGAGATGGGCGACCGCGAGGAGTTCGCGACGTCGTTCCGTTACGACGAGGTCTTCGGCACCGTGCTCAACCGCTTCCTCGTGCAGGCGGTGGCCGGCCACCCGCTGACCGTCTACGGCGCCGGGGGCCAGACCCGCGGCTACCTCAACATCCTCGACACCCTCGCCTGCGTCGAGCTCAGCGCTCTCAACCCGCCAGAGGCCGGCGACTACCGGGTCTTCAACCAGTTCACCGAGCAGTTCAGCGTGATCGAGCTCGCGCACCGGGTGCAGTCGGCCGCCAAGCGGCTGGGCATCGAGGTCGAGATCTCCCACATCGACAACCCGCGGGTCGAGAGCGAGTCGCACTACTACAACGCCACGCACACCAAGCTGGTCGAGCTCGGGCTCGAGCCGCACCTGCTCAGCGAGGACTTCATCGTCGAGTGCCTGCAGGCGCTGTCCGGCTTGCGCTCGCGGATCAGCGAGGGGCTGTTCCTGCGCGGGGTGACGTGGCAACCGGCGGTACGTGCGGGTCTATGACCGTCGCGACCCGGCCGGAGACCGACGGCGTCGCAGAAACCCCAACTGCGACGCCGCCCCGTCGACGGCACTGGGTCGCCGCCGCGGTTGCCGGCACGGTCGTCGGTGTCGGTCTCACCGCCTGGCTCCTGGCCGGGCAGCTGCGTCAGGTGCCCACGGTCCTGCAGAGCGCCTCGTGGCCGTGGGTGCTCGCGGCCTTCGGGTTCGTCGTCGTCGCCAACGTTGCGCGGGCCCAGCGCATGGTCAGCCTGCTGTCGAGCCGCATGCGGCTGGCCCGCTCCTACGAGGTGACCTGCAACTACAACCTCGCGACCGCGGTGCTCCCCGGTGGTCTCGGTGAGCTCGCGCTGCCGGTCACGCTCAACCGCCGCGACGCCGTGCCGCTACCCGAAGCCACGTCGACGCTCGTGCTCACCCGCCTCCTGGACATCGTCGGGGTCCTGGCCGTCGGGCTGGTCAGCGCTGTGGTCGCGCCGCACGTCGGGGGCTGGCGGCTGCTCGCTGTCGCCGTGACTGCCGTCGGGCTCGCGGCTTCGATCGTGCTCGTCCACCGCACCGCGTGGCTCGCCGCCCGGCTGCGCCCCGCGCACGACCGCGGCGGCCGGCTCCGGCGCCTGCTCGCCATCCGGGTCACCGCCCTCGCCGACGCGATGCGTGCGCAGCACCGCCGCATCGGCCGCGCGGCGATCGCCGGCACCGCCGTGATGTGGCTCGCCACCGCCGGAATGCAGGTGGCACTGGCGCGTTCCTTCGGCGTACCGCTGCCGTGGGCGGCCGGCGGGCTCGCCGCCGTCGTCGTCCTGCTTCTCGCGGCGATCCCGATCCGGTCGGTCGCCGGCATCGGCCTGCAGGAGGCGGGTTGGACCCTGGCGCTGACGGCGTTCGCGCACGACACCCACGACGCCGCGGCGCACGCGCTCGCCATCCACGTGCTCACGCTGGCGCTGCTGCTCGGGCTGTGGGGGACCGGGTGGCTCACCGGACGGCTCTCCCGGGCGATCCTGGCCCCGTGACAGTGCTGGCGGCACCGCCACGACCGCGCGCGCCGGTCAGTGCGGTCCCGGGCTGGGTGATGCCCGTCGCCGTCGTCCTCGTCGCCGCCGTGGCCGCGGGCCATGCGGCAGCCATCGCGCCGCACTACCACGTCGGATCGTTCGACGACGACGGTCACTATCTGGCCGCGGCCCAGGGGTTGGTCCACGGCTTGGGCTACGTCGACACGTCGGCGCCCGGCGCGCCGCTGGAAACACTGATCCCGCCCGGCTACCCGGCACTGCTCGCCCCGCTGCTCTGGCTCTCCGGCGGCGCCCTGTGGCCGCTGCGGGCACTGTCGGCCGTCGCCTTCGTCGCCTGCGTGCCCCTGCTCGACGTGCTGATGGCCCGGCACGGGTTCGGCCGGGGGGTGCGGGTCGCCGCCCTGCTGGTCTTCGCACTCAACCCCGTGGGTGCGACGTTCGCGACGATGCTGATGCCGGAGACGGTGTTCCTCGCGATCCTGCTCGCAGTGCTGGTCGCCCTGCCCCGCTGGCGGGGTCGGGGGTGGTCGTGGGCCGGGGCGGTCGTCGCCGTCGGCACGCCCTGGCTGCTCCTGCTGAAGGCCGCCGGGTTGGCGATCGTCGCCGGCATCGTGGTGTGGCTGCTCGTGCAGCGCCGGTGGCGGCACGCCCTCGTGACCTGCGGCACGAGCGCCCTGCTGCTCGGGCCGGTGGCGGTGTCGCGGCTGCTGTCGCCCGGTTCGCTGGTGGGTGACCGCTACGCGAGTGACTACGGCGACGGCGGCCATCCCCTCGACGCCATCTGGCACTACATCGTCAACGCGATCCCCGACACGATCATCCCGACCCGGTCGCTGAACGTGGCCAACGGTCCCGTCGCCGACGCGGGCCTGCTCGTGCTTCACGACAGCGTCACGCCGCTGGTGGTCATCGGGTTCGTCGCCTGGCTCTGGCGCCGCCGTGACGCCAGCCTGCCGATCGTGGTCCTGTACCTGGCCGAGACGCTGCCCTTCCCCTACATCAACGAGCGCCGGGTGGTCCTGCTCCTGCCGCTCGTCGTCGCGTGGTACGCGATCGGCTGGCAGACGGTAGGGCGCGTGGTCATGGTCGCGCTCGCTCGCCGGCGGGACGTCGGCTGGCGACCCGTCGCCGCCGTGCTGCCTGCCCTGCTGGTCGTCCCTGCGCTGGCCGCCCAGCTCGACCGTGACTACCTCTACGGCTTCGGCGTGAGCAGCTCGCAGCCGCGCAACTCCGGCTACGTCGCGGCGCTGCAGCGCGTCACCCCGGCCGGGTGGAGCGTGGCGACCAGCTACCGCTGGTCGATCTCGCTGTTCACCGGCCGCACGGCCACCAACGAGGTGCACTTCGCCGGTTGCGCGGGCGCCGGCACGACGGCGTACGCCGAGCAGGTGCATCGCGCCCTGCAACGCCGGCACGTGGCCGCCGTGCTGACCGCCGCACTCAACCGACCCGGGCAGGTCGACTCGCCCTGCCTGCAGAATCTGTTGTCGGAGGTGCCCTGGGCGGTGCCGGTCTTCCACGGCCAGGACCTGTCCACGGTGTTCGCACTGGTCGGCCCGGGCACGCCCAGGCCGCACTACCCGAAGGAGATCCCGTGAGCCCGGCGCCGTTGCCGGCCAGTCCGCCAGTCCCGACCGGGTCCTGGCAGGACGCCGTCGTCGTCACGATCCCGGCCCGCAACGAGGCCGCGTGCGTGGCCGACGTGGTGCGAGCCCTGCCCGCGCAGCTCGACGGTCGGCCCGTGCATGCGCTCGTCGTCGACGATCATTCGACCGACGGCACGGCGGAGGTGGCGCGGGCGGCAGGGGCCCACGTCGTTCCCGCCACCGGCGGGCAGGGGCAAGGGGTCGCCTTGCGCACCGGCTACACCCTGGCGCTCGACCGCGGGGCGGCCGTTATCGCGGCGATGGACGCCGACGGCCAGCACCAGGCCAGCGACCTGCCGGCCCTCGTGCTGCCGGTGCTGCGCGGAGAGGCCGACGTCACCGTCGGCTCGCGC is a window of Mycobacteriales bacterium DNA encoding:
- a CDS encoding glycoside hydrolase family 2 TIM barrel-domain containing protein — its product is MAAAARFGPLDAFGPRSWALPEVTGVGRLPMSTYPERPQVLPLDGEWAFVLRDRPEAVAHDDLTGPTADWPRVEVPGCWTMQGFDRPQYTNVVMPFPGPPPRVPDDNPTGVYRRRVAVPREWEGRRIVLHVAAAESVLYVHVDGAPVGMGKDSRLPHEFDLTAYVAAGSTVELALTVVRWSDATYLEDQDHWYHAGLHRSVFLFATPPIHIADVHAVCDFEPADGTGALTVRVAVGAPGRGESGWTARLECAGVTAEGKVRFEHDDDLLNAYVFTGRGATLSATVPDVRPWTAETPVLHDLTVTLVDPAGTSVDSVTLAVGFRRVEVFGPDLLVNGRRVLIKGVNRHDHDPRRGKAVTRESIERDVVLMKQHNLNAIRTSHYPNDAYLYEVCDRLGMYVVDEADVESHAYLQTLTKDPRWAAAIHERVARMAQRDKNHPCVIAWSLGNESGVSPAHHAAAAWLRAYDPTRPVHYEGGITEDRIAEHRWDWDAEVLARHRPETDIVAPMYPPVEALVAWATASPPDRPLVMCEYIHAMGNSCGGLDDYWRAIRTYPGLQGGFVWDWVDQALVQAMPDGSERLAYGGDFGDDPHDGPFCLNGLAAADRTPHPSLLELAAVVQPVQVVPVDPARGVLRVRNEHAFVDLAWLTPCWLVEVDGVAVGSGRLEPLSLPAGEGATVRVPMPAYDVDPGQAAHLTLSFETTEPLPWAPAGHVVAREQVELARAPGPALAPGRVGAPRQQLADLEPTLALWRAPIDNETFTTGHADRWERLGLRDAAEHVDLGTETTVDADGAVRVVHRVEVPPDLDDIPRVGVRLRLGPGVMTVEWLGRGPHEGYSDRCCSTRTGRWTTPVEEWGVPYVHPQANGNRTGVRWLRFLDSAGDPLLVIDELDGLEVTVARVTDGELAAAAHLEDLPARDDCYVWIDVRHRGVGSGAVGPDSAPPHRVGPGHYRWSYRLRG
- a CDS encoding NAD(P)/FAD-dependent oxidoreductase, producing the protein MPTHNHGVAVIGAGPAGLTAAYLLTKRGVPVTVLEATDTVGGISQTVERDGWRFDIGGHRFFTKVREVEELWHELLRDDEFLLRPRLSRIASNGKFFDYPLKPVNALRNLGFIEAVRCVLSYLWVRVRRPDDSSYEGWVASRFGWRLYRKFFKTYTEKVWGIDASDMPADWAAQRIKNLSLGGAVINALTPKRNQKDITSLIEEFQYPKYGPGMMWERARDLVVDSPLGEVVMRSPVVTIHRDQRGATGVTTRDWGGTTSYADADHVISSMPLPELVRALDPPAPDYVRTAAAQLTHRDFLTVALVVPADAGFPDNWIYIHTPGVKVGRIQNFGSWSPFMVKDGRTCLGLEYFVNEGDELWQMADEDLVRMATQELEQLGLVPASAVERGYAVRIPKAYPVYDADYRDNVETIRAWLDKAVPNVHPVGRNGMHKYNNQDHSMYTAMLTVENILGAEHDIWAVNVEEEYHEEASGTSGTGRAAPITRRPQNVGAA
- a CDS encoding NAD-dependent epimerase/dehydratase family protein, with product MRVLVLGADGYLGWPTSMYFAARGHEVVATDSYAKRKWEAETGAMPLLAVPTLEERVGIWNAEGRGTIDVVIGDLTDADFVHDLISTTQPDAIVHYGEQCSAPYSMMSQEAGVSSQVNNLVGNLNVLYAMRDHAPGSHLVKLGTMGEYGTPNIDIEEGYIEIAHKGRRDVLPFPKRPGSVYHLSKVHDSHNIEFACRIWRLRATDLHQGVVYGLRTPEMGDREEFATSFRYDEVFGTVLNRFLVQAVAGHPLTVYGAGGQTRGYLNILDTLACVELSALNPPEAGDYRVFNQFTEQFSVIELAHRVQSAAKRLGIEVEISHIDNPRVESESHYYNATHTKLVELGLEPHLLSEDFIVECLQALSGLRSRISEGLFLRGVTWQPAVRAGL
- a CDS encoding lysylphosphatidylglycerol synthase transmembrane domain-containing protein, whose product is MTVATRPETDGVAETPTATPPRRRHWVAAAVAGTVVGVGLTAWLLAGQLRQVPTVLQSASWPWVLAAFGFVVVANVARAQRMVSLLSSRMRLARSYEVTCNYNLATAVLPGGLGELALPVTLNRRDAVPLPEATSTLVLTRLLDIVGVLAVGLVSAVVAPHVGGWRLLAVAVTAVGLAASIVLVHRTAWLAARLRPAHDRGGRLRRLLAIRVTALADAMRAQHRRIGRAAIAGTAVMWLATAGMQVALARSFGVPLPWAAGGLAAVVVLLLAAIPIRSVAGIGLQEAGWTLALTAFAHDTHDAAAHALAIHVLTLALLLGLWGTGWLTGRLSRAILAP
- a CDS encoding glycosyltransferase family 2 protein, whose translation is MSPAPLPASPPVPTGSWQDAVVVTIPARNEAACVADVVRALPAQLDGRPVHALVVDDHSTDGTAEVARAAGAHVVPATGGQGQGVALRTGYTLALDRGAAVIAAMDADGQHQASDLPALVLPVLRGEADVTVGSRILGSSEWTVRTRHVGVWVFAVVMSLATGRRVTDPACGLHAASAAALKAMRLAEVQFHTAEFLVAAAVAGLRVQEVPVRVLARVAGESRKPPTLRYAIGFLRTIVRTRWHGRRGALRRVR